Genomic segment of Anaerolineae bacterium:
GGGGTGCCGCCAGCGATAGCGGTCAGCACCTTGTCGTATTGGCCAAAAACGGTGGTCATGTTGAAGGCGATATCGGGATGGGCCGCATTGAACTTGTCCACGATCGCCTGCAACGCGTCGAACTCGAAGCCGCTCCAGCCGGTCCAGTACTCGTATTTGCCCTTAGCCTCTGGCGCAGCGGCCGGGGCTTCCTCTTGCTTTTCTTCGGCGGGTGCTGCTGGAGCAGCCGGCGCAGGCGCGGCCGGCGCGCAGGCCGCCAATGCCATTCCGACAGCGCTCACGCCCATAAACTTGAGTAGCTCACGGCGCGTCAGACGCTGGCTGGTCAGCGTGTCTCGTAACTTAGACATAGCAAATCCCTCCCCTACGTATGTGATGCTAACCAACAGAAGACGGAAGATGAACTCATCACTCACCTAAGCCTTTCCATAACCTTGCCCAATCTCACCTCCTTTCCGCCGGCGCGCAGCTCGCATAGATGGTCAAGACCCTGGCTCCGCAGAAGCGACAAATTGAACGTTGCGCAGTCGGAAGACATAGCGCGAGGTATCACCGCGCACGATGGCGCGGCTGTACTCAACCGGCCAGCCCTCCTGCGAGAAAGCCACTACTTCTACCAGCATGGCTGGTGCCCCCTCCGGCGCGCCCAGCTGGGCTGCTTCATACGGGCTGAGGGCCACCGGCTCCAGGCTCTGCTCTGCCTCGGCGATGATGATCCCGTAGCGAGCGGAGAGGACAGCATATAACGACTGGGCGTGAAAGTTCTCGTGCTCCAGGCCGGGGAACCGCTCTGCAGGCAGATGGGTGGTCTCCAGCATGACGGGCTGGCCGTCAGCCAGGCGTAGACGGGACAGGCGCAGAACCGGCGTCTCCGGCTCGATCTGAAGGCGACGAGCGACGCTGCGGGTCGCAGGGACGATCTCACAGGCCAAAACACGGCTGGCCGGCGTGCGCCCGGCTTGGATCATGCGCTGGGTGAAGCTGAGCGCCATCGGCTGAGCCTGGCTCAGCTTAGGCGGCGCCACAAAAGTGCCGATCCCATGCTGACGGATGAGCAATCCATCCCGCGCGAGTTCGCTAATGGCCTGGCGTACGGTGAGCCGGCTGACCGCGTAGCGCTCGGCCAGCTCTCGCTCTGAGGGGAGCATCATGCCAGGTTTCAGCTCTCCGCTCTCGATTAGATCCCGCAGGTTCTCCTTGATCTGATGGTAAAGCGGAACAGCGCTGCTATGGTCAATACGGAGGCCTTCCAGAAGCGTGAACGGTTTCGAGATCATAGATCAAGATATCTTGTCCTCTAGAGGTCAATACCAATATACCTAGAAAACTCGTTTCTGTCAAGCGGGGTTCTTACCGGGTGGCTATGCCCACAACTTCCAGAAGTGACAATTAAGTTGAGACATTTGCTTCGGATAAGCTTCCGGAATGGAGGGGCGCTTGCACGATCGCGCAATGCGAGCGATGATTAAAGTGT
This window contains:
- a CDS encoding GntR family transcriptional regulator, yielding MISKPFTLLEGLRIDHSSAVPLYHQIKENLRDLIESGELKPGMMLPSERELAERYAVSRLTVRQAISELARDGLLIRQHGIGTFVAPPKLSQAQPMALSFTQRMIQAGRTPASRVLACEIVPATRSVARRLQIEPETPVLRLSRLRLADGQPVMLETTHLPAERFPGLEHENFHAQSLYAVLSARYGIIIAEAEQSLEPVALSPYEAAQLGAPEGAPAMLVEVVAFSQEGWPVEYSRAIVRGDTSRYVFRLRNVQFVASAEPGS